In Fundulus heteroclitus isolate FHET01 chromosome 16, MU-UCD_Fhet_4.1, whole genome shotgun sequence, a single genomic region encodes these proteins:
- the LOC105931994 gene encoding myosin heavy chain, fast skeletal muscle codes for MSTDAEMEQYGPAAIYLRKPERERIEAQTTPFDAKTAVFVVDTDEMYLKGKLIKKEGGKATVETDTGKTVTVKEDDIHPRNPPKYDKIEDMVMMTHLNEPCVLYNLKERFASWMIYTYSGLFCVVVNPYKWLPVYDAVVVGGYRGKKRIEAPPHIFSISDNAYQFMHTDRENQSILITGESGAGKTVNTKRVIQYFATIAALGGKKDPAPTSKIQGSLEDQIVAANPLLEAYGNAKTVRNDNSSRFGKFIRIHFGTSGKLSSADIETYLLEKSRVTFQLSAERSYHIFYQLMTGHKPELIDALLITTNPYDFPMISQGEITVKSIDDVEEFIATDTAIDILGFNGDEKFNIYKLTGAVMHHGAMKFKQKQREEQAEPDGTEVADKISYLLGLNSADMLKALCYPRVKVGNEMVTKGQTVPQVNNGVSALCKSIYEKMFLWMVIRINEMLDTKQARAYYIGVLDIAGFEIFDYNSLEQLCINFTNEKLQQFFNHHMFVLEQDEYKKEGIEWEFIDFGMDLAACIELIEKPMGIFSILEEECMFPKASDTTFKNKLVDQHLGKTKAFEKPKPGKGKAEAHFSLVHYAGTVDYNITGWLDKNKDPLNDSVVQLYQKSANKLLCLLYATHGGAEAEAAAAGKKGGKKKGGSFQTVSALFRENLGKLMSNLRSTHPHFVRCLIPNESKTPGLMENFLVIHQLRCNGVLEGIRICRKGFPSRILYGDFKQRYKVLNASVIPEGQFIDNKKASEKLLGSIDVDHTQYMFGHTKVFFKAGLLGTLEEMRDEKLAALVRMLQALCRGYVMRKEFVKMMERREAIYGIQYNIRSFMNVKNWPWMNLYFKIKPLLKSAETEKELMNMKENYDKMKVDLANALAKKKELEEKMVSLTQEKNDLSLQVAAEVESLSDAEERCEGLIKSKIQMEAKLKETTERLEDEEEINAELTAKKRKLEDECSELKKDIDDLELTLAKVEKEKHATENKVKNLTEEMATQDEAIAKLTKEKKALQEAHQQTLDDLQAEEDKVNTLTKAKTKLEQQVDDLEGSLEQEKKLRMDLERAKRKLEGDLKLAQESIMDLENDKQQSDEKIKKKDFEISQLLSKIEDEQSLGAQLQKKIKELQARIEELEEEIEAERAARAKVEKQRADLSRELEEISERLEEAGGATAAQIEMNKKREAEFQKLRRDLEEATLQHESTAAALRKKQADSVAELGEQIDNLQRVKQKLEKEKSEYKMEIDDLSSNMEAVAKAKGNLEKMCRTLEDQLSEIKAKNDENVRQLNDINGQRARLQTENGEFGRQLEEKEALVSQLTRGKQAFTQQIEELKRHIEEEVKAKNALAHAVQSARHDCDLLREQFEEEQEAKAELQRGMSKANSEVAQWRSKYETDAIQRTEELEESKKKLAQRLQEAEESIEAVNSKCASLEKTKQRLQGEVEDLMIDVERANSLAANLDKKQRNFDKVLADWKQKYEESQAELEGAQKEARSLSTELFKMKNSYEEALDQLETMKRENKNLQQEISDLTEQIGETGKSIHELEKAKKTVETEKSEIQTALEEAEGTLEHEESKILRVQLELNQVKGEIDRKLAEKDEEMEQIKRNSQRVIDSMQSTLDAEVRSRNDALRVKKKMEGDLNEMEIQLSHANRQAAEAQKQLRNVQGQLKDAQLHLDDAVRGQEDMKEQVAMVERRNGLMVAEIEELRAALEQTERARKVAEQELVDASERVGLLHSQNTSLLNTKKKLESDLVQVQGEVDDAVQEARNAEEKAKKAITDAAMMAEELKKEQDTSSHLERMKKNMEITVKDLQHRLDEAENLAMKGGKKQLQKLEQRVRELENEVEGEQRRGADAIKGVRKYERRVKELTYQTEEDKKNLTRLQDLVDKLQLKVKAYKRQAEEAEEQANTHMSRLRKVQHEMEEAQERADIAESQVNKLRVKSRDAGKSDSAE; via the exons ATGAGTACAGACGCGGAGATGGAGCAGTATGGCCCGGCAGCCATTTACCTCCGGAAGCCAGAGAGGGAAAGGATTGAGGCTCAAACTACACCGTTTGATGCCAAAACAGCTGTCTTTGTAGTGGATACTGATGAGATGTATCTCAAGGGTAAACTCATCAAGAAGGAAGGTGGCAAAGCCACTGTTGAGACAGACACCGGAAAG ACTGTAACAGTCAAAGAGGATGACATCCACCCCAGGAATCCTCCAAAGTACGACAAAATTGAGGACATGGTCATGATGACCCACCTCAATGAGCCTTGCGTGTTGTATAACCTCAAAGAGCGTTTTGCATCATGGATGATCTAC ACCTACTCCGGGTTGTTCTGCGTGGTCGTCAATCCCTACAAGTGGCTTCCTGTGTATGatgctgttgttgttggaggATACAGAGGCAAGAAGAGGATTGAGGCTCCACCCCACATCTTCTCCATCTCTGACAATGCCTATCAGTTCATGCACACAG ACCGTGAGAACCAGTCTATCCTGATTAC CGGAGAATCCGGTGCTGGCAAGACTGTCAACACCAAGCGTGTCATCCAGTACTTTGCAACAATTGCAGCTCTGGGTGGCAAAAAGGACCCTGCGCCCACTAGCAAAATACAG GGCTCCCTTGAGGACCAAATTGTTGCTGCTAACCCTCTGCTAGAGGCATATGGCAATGCCAAGACAGTCAGGAATGACAACTCTTCCCGTTTT GGTAAATTCATCAGGATCCACTTTGGTACTAGTGGAAAGCTATCCTCAGCTGATATTGAGACAT ATCTGCTGGAGAAGTCCCGTGTCACCTTCCAGCTGTCTGCTGAGAGGAGTTACCATATCTTCTATCAGCTGATGACAGGCCACAAGCCTGAGCTCATTG ATGCTCTGCTGATCACCACCAACCCCTATGACTTCCCAATGATTAGCCAGGGTGAAATCACTGTCAAAAGCATTGATGATGTGGAGGAGTTCATTGCAACAGat ACTGCTATTGATATATTGGGCTTCAACGGTGATGAGAAGTTTAACATCTACAAGCTCACTGGTGCTGTGATGCATCATGGTGCCATGAAGTTCAAGCAGAAGCAGCGTGAGGAGCAGGCTGAACCTGATGGCACTGAGG TGGCTGATAAAATCTCCTACCTCCTGGGTCTGAACTCGGCTGATATGCTTAAGGCTCTGTGCTACCCAAGAGTCAAAGTCGGAAATGAGATGGTCACCAAAGGTCAGACCGTCCCACAG GTCAACAATGGTGTCAGCGCTCTTTGCAAGTCTATCTATGAGAAGATGTTCTTGTGGATGGTCATCCGTATCAATGAGATGCTGGATACAAAGCAAGCAAGAGCCTACTACATTGGAGTTTTGGATATTGCTGGCTTTGAGATCTTTGAT TACAACAGCTTGGAGCAGCTCTGCATCAACTTCACCAATGAGAAACTGCAACAGTTCTTCAACCATCACATGTTTGTCCTGGAGCAAGACGAGTACAAGAAGGAAGGCATTGAGTGGGAGTTCATTGACTTTGGTATGGACTTGGCTGCCTGCATTGAGCTTATTGAGAAG CCAATGGGCATCTTCTCCATCCTTGAAGAGGAGTGCATGTTCCCCAAAGCCTCTGATACAACTTTCAAGAACAAGCTGGTTGATCAGCATCTTGGCAAGACCAAGGCCTTTGAGAAGCCAAAGCCTGGAAAGGGCAAAGCTGAGGCTCACTTCTCCCTGGTTCACTATGCTGGTACAGTGGACTACAACATCACTGGCTGGCTGGACAAGAACAAGGACCCACTGAACGATTCAGTGGTTCAGCTGTATCAGAAGTCTGCAAACAAACTGCTGTGCTTACTTTATGCTACTCATGGAGGAGCTGAGG ctgaggctgctgctgctggaaagAAGGGTGGCAAGAAGAAGGGTGGTTCCTTCCAGACCGTGTCTGCTCTTTTCAGG GAGAACTTGGGTAAGCTGATGAGCAACTTGAGGAGCACCCATCCTCACTTTGTGCGTTGCCTGATTCCCAATGAATCAAAGACCCCAG GTCTTATGGAGAACTTCTTGGTCATCCACCAGCTGAGGTGTAATGGTGTGCTGGAGGGCATTAGAATCTGCAGGAAGGGCTTCCCCAGCAGAATCCTCTACGGTGACTTCAAGCAGAG ATACAAAGTATTGAATGCCAGTGTCATCCCAGAGGGACAGTTTATTGACAAcaagaaagcttcagagaagcTGTTGGGCTCAATTGATGTGGACCACACCCAGTACATGTTTGGACACACTAAG GTGTTCTTCAAAGCTGGTCTTCTGGGTACCCTTGAGGAGATGAGAGATGAGAAACTGGCTGCACTTGTCAGAATGCTTCAGGCTCTCTGCAGGGGATATGTTATGAGGAAGGAGTTTGtgaagatgatggagaggag AGAGGCTATCTATGGCATCCAGTACAATATCCGTTCATTCATGAATGTCAAGAACTGGCCATGGATGAACCTCTACTTCAAGATCAAGCCTCTGCTGAAGAGTGCTGAGACCGAGAAGGAGTTGATGAATATGAAGGAGAACTACGACAAGATGAAAGTAGACTTGGCAAATGCTTTGGCAAAGAAGAAGGAACTAGAGGAGAAAATGGTATCCCTTACGCAAGAGAAGAATGACTTGAGTCTCCAAGTGGCTGCA GAAGTTGAGAGCCTCTCAGATGCTGAGGAAAGGTGTGAAGGGCTGATTAAGAGCAAGATCCAGATGGAGGCCAAACTCAAGGAGACAACTGAGAGACTGGAAGATGAAGAGGAAATCAATGCTGAGCTGACCGCCAAgaagaggaagctggaggatgAATGCTCTGAGCTGAAGAAGGACATTGATGACTTGGAGCTCACCTTGGCTAAAGTGGAGAAGGAGAAACATGCCACTGAAAACAAG GTGAAAAACCTGACAGAGGAGATGGCTACTCAAGATGAGGCCATTGCCAAGTTGACCAAGGAGAAGAAAGCCCTCCAAGAGGCCCACCAGCAAACACTGGATGATCTCCAGGCAGAGGAAGACAAAGTCAATACTCTGACCAAGGCCAAGACAAAGCTGGAACAGCAAGTGGACGAT CTTGAGGGCTCACTGGAACAAGAGAAGAAGCTCCGTATGGACCTTGAGAGAGCCAAGAGGAAGCTGGAAGGAGATCTGAAACTGGCCCAGGAATCCATCATGGATCTGGAGAATGACAAGCAGCAATCTGATGAGAAAATCAAGAA GAAGGACTTTGAAATCAGCCAACTTCTCAGCAAGATTGAGGATGAACAGTCCCTTGGAGCTCAGCTTCAGAAGAAGATCAAGGAGCTCCAG GCTCGTATTGAGGAGCTTGAAGAAGAGATTGAGGCTGAGAGGGCTGCTAGGGCTAAAGTAGAGAAGCAGAGAGCTGACCTTTCCAGGGAGCTTGAAGAGATCAGTGAGAGGCTTGAGGAGGCTGGTGGAGCCACAGCTGCTCAGATTGAGATGAACAAGAAGCGTGAGGCTGAGTTCCAGAAGCTGCGCCGTGACCTTGAAGAAGCCACCCTCCAGCATGAATCCACTGCAGCGGCTCTTCGTAAGAAGCAGGCCGACAGCGTTGCTGAGCTGGGAGAGCAGATAGACAACCTGCAGCGCGTCAAGCAGAagctggagaaggagaagaGCGAGTACAAGATGGAGATTGATGACCTGTCCAGCAACATGGAGGCAGTTGCCAAGGCCAAG GGCAATCTGGAGAAAATGTGCAGAACTCTTGAGGACCAACTGAGTGAAATCAAAGCTAAAAATGATGAAAATGTCCGCCAGCTGAATGACATTAATGGACAGAGAGCAAGACTCCAGACAGAGAACG GGGAATTCGGCCGCCAGCTTGAGGAGAAAGAAGCTCTTGTTTCTCAGCTAACAAGAGGCAAGCAGGCCTTCACTCAGCAGATTGAGGAGCTGAAGAGACACATTGAGGAGGAAGTCAAG GCCAAGAATGCCCTGGCCCATGCTGTTCAGTCAGCCCGCCATGACTGTGATCTGCTCAGAGAGCagtttgaggaggagcaggaggccaAGGCTGAGCTGCAGAGAGGCATGTCCAAGGCCAACAGTGAGGTGGCTCAGTGGAGGTCCAAATATGAGACTGATGCCATCCAGCGCACTGAGGAGCTGGAAGAGTCCAa GAAAAAGCTTGCCCAGCGCTTGCAGGAGGCTGAGGAATCCATTGAGGCTGTGAACTCTAAGTGTGCCTCTTTGGAGAAGACCAAGCAGAGGCTCCAGGGTGAGGTGGAGGACCTCATGATTGATGTGGAGAGAGCCAACTCTCTGGCTGCCAACCTTGACAAGAAGCAGAGGAACTTTGACAAG GTCCTGGCAGATTGGAAGCAGAAGTATGAGGAGAGTCAGGCTGAGCTGGAAGGAGCCCAAAAGGAGGCTCGTTCTCTGAGCACTGAGCTGTTCAAGATGAAGAACTCCTATGAAGAGGCACTGGATCAGCTGGAGACCATGAAGAGAGAGAACAAGAATCTGCAGC AGGAGATCTCAGATCTGACTGAACAGATTGGGGAGACTGGAAAGAGCATCCATGAGTTGGAGAAAGCTAAAAAGACTGTGGAGACtgagaaatctgaaattcagACTGCACTGGAAGAAGCCGAA GGCACTCTGGAGCATGAAGAGTCCAAGATTCTCCGTGTCCAGCTTGAGCTCAACCAGGTCAAGGGTGAGATTGACAGGAAGCTGGCAGAGAAGGATGAGGAAATGGAGCAGATCAAGAGAAACAGCCAGAGGGTGATTGACTCCATGCAGAGCACTCTTGATGCTGAGGTCAGGAGCAGGAATGATGCCCTCAGAGtcaagaagaagatggagggaGACCTGAATGAGATGGAGATCCAGCTGAGCCACGCCAACAGGCAGGCCGCTGAGGCCCAGAAGCAACTCAGGAACGTCCAGGGACAGCTCAAG GATGCCCAACTGCACCTTGATGATGCCGTCAGAGGACAGGAGGACATGAAGGAACAGGTGGCCATGGTGGAGCGCAGGAATGGGCTGATGGTTGCTGAGATTGAGGAGCTGAGAGCCGCTCTGGAGCAGACAGAAAGAGCACGCAAAGTGGCTGAGCAGGAGTTGGTTGATGCCAGTGAGCGTGTTGGACTGCTGCACTCTCAG AACACCAGCCTCCTGAACACCAAGAAGAAGCTGGAATCAGACCTGGTCCAGGTTCAGGGTGAGGTGGACGATGCTGTTCAGGAAGCAAGAAATGCTGAGGAGAAGGCCAAAAAGGCTATCACTGAT GCTGCCATGATGGCTgaggagctgaagaaggagcAGGACACCAGTTCTCACTTGGAGAGGATGAAGAagaacatggagatcacagtcAAGGACCTGCAGCACCGCCTGGATGAGGCTGAGAACCTCGCCATGAAGGGTGGCAAGAAGCAGCTCCAGAAACTGGAGCAGAGG GTTCGAGAGCTGGAGAATGAAGTTGAAGGCGAGCAAAGACGTGGAGCTGACGCTATCAAGGGAGTTCGCAAATATGAGAGGAGAGTGAAGGAACTGACCTACCAG ACTGAGGAGGACAAGAAGAATTTGACCAGACTTCAGGATCTGGTGGACAAGCTGCAACTAAAAGTCAAAGCTTACAAGAGACAGGCTGAGGAAGCC GAGGAGCAGGCAAACACCCACATGTCCAGGCTCAGGAAGGTCCAACATGAGATGGAAGAAGCTCAGGAGCGTGCTGATATTGCTGAGTCACAGGTCAACAAGCTCAGAGTCAAGAGCCGTGATGCTGGAAAG TCTGACAGTGCTGAATAA